The Sedimentibacter sp. zth1 DNA segment TTCTTATCATTAGATGATAGCTTCTATCAATTGATGCCTTATGAATCAATAACAGAAGAAGAATATAATAAACGAATAAAAGAAATGAAACCATTTGTTCCTTCTTTATTGGGAAGATATGAAATTAAAGAAGAAGAGCTAGATATAGGAAATGAAGGCTGTGAAAGCGGAGTTTGTCCTATAAGATAAAATGAAATTAAGATAAAATTTTATAATAAAATATTCTAACGTTGTGTACAATATATACGATGTTTAGAATATTTTTTTATTAATACACAATTCTATAAAATTATTGCAAAACCTTTGAAAAAAGAATATAATTGTTCTTAGAATAATCATTATGGAGGAAAATCATGATGCACAATTTCTTATGTTATTTGTGTAAAAAGCAACATGATATCAACGATAAATCCATAATAAAAGCAAAGAATTTAAACTCTCATAATATGTATTCAAACTATAAAAATTCGCTTTTATCATGTTTTATTAATATGATAAAAGCTGTAATCGCTTTCCTGAACAAACTATTTTGTTATCTAATTTATCTTCAAAGATTTAAAACTTGTCGGATATAAAAACATAATTAACTAAAATTTAAATCAAGAAAGGTATAAAATGAAAGGTATAGGTGTATCTCAAGGCATTGGAATTGGAAGAGTTTTCAAGGCTGAAAAAAATGACGTAAATATAGAAAAAAGAAATGTTGAAAATACATTAGAAGAAGTTAAAAAATTAGAAGACGCATTAGTAGAATGCAAAAATCAACTTGATGAAATATATGAAATAACGTTAAAAAATGTTGGAAAAAAAGAGGCTGAAATATTTATGGCACATCAAATGATTTTAGATGATGATGCTGTATTTAATGAAGTTACTTTAAAAATTGAAAAAGAAAAAGTAAATGCTGAATTTGCACTTGTAGAAATATTAGGTAAATATATAAAATTATTTGAAAATATAGAGGATGAATATTTAAAAGAAAGAGCACTTGATTTAAAAGATTTGATGTATAGAATTGCTAGAATAATATTAGGAATCAAGACAAAAAAAATATCAAATATAGAAAAAAACACTGTTCTAGTAGCGGAGGATTTAACTCCATCAGATACATCACAAATAGATAAAGAAAAAGTCAATGCAATAATTGTAGAAGTAGGAGGAAGAACATCACATGCTGCAATCATTGCTAGAACTATGGAAATCCCGACAATTGTTGGTGTTGAAAAAATATGTAGTTCAGTAGAAGATGGAGATGAAATAATATGCGATGGTTCTACTGGAGAAATAAGCATCAATCCAACACAGAAAGTTAAGAGCTTTTATGAAGAAAAAAGTGTTAAAGAAGAAGAACAAAGAAAAAAACTTAAAAATCTTATAGGCTTAAAATCTGAAACTAAAGATAATTATAAAGTAAATATAGTAGCAAACATAGGTATACTTAATGATGTTAAATATGCCTTGCAAAATGATGCTGAAGGTATAGGCTTATTTAGAAGTGAGTTTTTGTACATGGAGAGAAACAAGGTGCCATCTGAAGAAGAACAATTCCAAGCATACAAAGAAATAATTGTTAAAATGCAAGGAAAACCAGTTGTAATAAGAACACTTGATGTAGGTGGAGACAAAGATTTACCGTATTTAAATATACCAAAAGAAATGAATCCATTCCTTGGTTATAGAGCAATAAGGCTATGTTTAGACAATACGGATATATTTAAAACACAATTAAGAGCAATACTTAGAGCAAGTGCTTACGGTAATGTAAAAATACTTTTTCCTATGATTTCAAGCTTG contains these protein-coding regions:
- the ptsP gene encoding phosphoenolpyruvate--protein phosphotransferase; its protein translation is MKGIGVSQGIGIGRVFKAEKNDVNIEKRNVENTLEEVKKLEDALVECKNQLDEIYEITLKNVGKKEAEIFMAHQMILDDDAVFNEVTLKIEKEKVNAEFALVEILGKYIKLFENIEDEYLKERALDLKDLMYRIARIILGIKTKKISNIEKNTVLVAEDLTPSDTSQIDKEKVNAIIVEVGGRTSHAAIIARTMEIPTIVGVEKICSSVEDGDEIICDGSTGEISINPTQKVKSFYEEKSVKEEEQRKKLKNLIGLKSETKDNYKVNIVANIGILNDVKYALQNDAEGIGLFRSEFLYMERNKVPSEEEQFQAYKEIIVKMQGKPVVIRTLDVGGDKDLPYLNIPKEMNPFLGYRAIRLCLDNTDIFKTQLRAILRASAYGNVKILFPMISSLNELRGAKRLYEETKQELISENIEVNHNIKLGIMIEIPSAAIIADVLAKEVDFFSIGTNDLIQYTLAVDRTNPKINHLYNQYHPALLRLIYNVIKSAHKANIEVAMCGEMAGEPTLIPVLIGMGLNEFSMSPSSILQSRDIIRSFSKSECEQVAKKVLEFDLGIDVEKYLVGLLDKE